The following proteins come from a genomic window of Synechococcus sp. NB0720_010:
- a CDS encoding IMS domain-containing protein → MELPIDHFRLLGVNASSDRQSVLRTLQQRLDRAPDQGFTQDTLQARAELLEASADLLSDETRRQAYERELTAIADNANGSIAALEIPPSREVGGLLLLMEAGQAQEAFDSAARGLQPPQAPALGSSREADLTLLAGLACQGTARDYRDQRRYEAAALTLQQGLQLLQRMGQQAEQRRKLEQDLKELLPYRVLDLISRDLSASGSRQQGIALLEQLVQQRGGLEGHADLTFPQSEFQPFFKQIRQFLTAQEQVELFSRWGDAGSATADFLASFALTASGFSQRKPERILEAYERLKNSGQPGIEVFLSCQQLLLGQVDEAERLFDLGADAALKQWALEQGDDPLARLCAYCRDWLTREVLEGFRDIDVDANLDAWFADRDVQAYIDQQDRIRGRQFSAKTSLETPATAETSSPFGDWPSFDLSGSSDSPSSFESLEQESEEDDDELWDGPRWRLPDLQWPQLGGLNERLQALPSWGLPVGAAVAALVLGFGGWMALKPRVSEVETAASSALVQPETPAPAPLEAPFPLKAPDPSAGQLQGLLEAWLTEKAAVLAGGAPSESLADLASSDQIQRLQRQSQANRQRGATETVKTTITGFKVSDRSPVRIAAQVVLTYSDERKSSTGQVLSRTPEMTLRNTYIFGRRNGSWQLVAYKPTAKN, encoded by the coding sequence TTGGAACTGCCGATCGACCACTTCCGCCTACTCGGCGTGAATGCCAGCTCCGACCGGCAGAGCGTGCTGCGAACCCTGCAGCAGCGTCTTGATCGCGCGCCAGACCAAGGCTTCACCCAAGACACTCTCCAGGCCCGGGCCGAGCTGCTGGAAGCCAGCGCCGACCTGCTGAGTGACGAAACCCGCCGCCAGGCCTATGAGCGGGAACTGACGGCCATTGCGGACAACGCCAACGGTTCCATCGCCGCCCTGGAGATTCCGCCCTCCCGTGAGGTCGGCGGTCTTCTCCTCTTAATGGAGGCCGGCCAAGCCCAGGAGGCCTTCGACAGCGCCGCCCGCGGGCTTCAGCCACCCCAAGCACCCGCCCTGGGCAGCAGCCGCGAAGCCGACCTGACCCTGTTGGCTGGCTTGGCCTGCCAGGGCACTGCTCGGGATTACCGCGACCAACGCCGCTATGAGGCGGCCGCCCTGACCCTGCAGCAGGGTCTGCAGCTGCTGCAACGCATGGGCCAACAGGCCGAACAGCGCCGAAAGCTCGAGCAGGACCTCAAGGAACTCCTCCCCTACCGGGTGCTGGATCTGATCAGCCGCGATCTCTCCGCCAGCGGCTCGCGCCAACAGGGTATTGCGCTGCTGGAGCAGCTGGTGCAGCAACGGGGCGGTCTCGAGGGCCACGCCGATCTGACCTTCCCCCAAAGCGAGTTCCAGCCGTTCTTCAAGCAGATCCGTCAGTTCCTGACGGCCCAGGAGCAGGTGGAACTGTTCAGCCGCTGGGGCGATGCCGGCTCAGCCACCGCTGACTTTCTCGCCAGTTTTGCCCTCACGGCCTCGGGCTTCTCCCAGCGCAAGCCCGAGCGGATTCTCGAGGCCTACGAACGCCTGAAGAACAGCGGCCAGCCGGGCATTGAGGTCTTCCTCTCCTGCCAGCAACTGCTGCTCGGTCAGGTAGACGAAGCGGAGCGCCTCTTTGATCTCGGGGCGGATGCCGCCCTGAAGCAGTGGGCCCTGGAACAGGGGGACGACCCCCTGGCCCGCCTCTGCGCCTACTGCCGTGACTGGCTCACCCGCGAGGTGCTCGAGGGATTCCGCGACATCGACGTCGACGCCAACCTCGATGCCTGGTTCGCTGACCGGGATGTCCAGGCCTACATCGATCAACAGGACCGCATCCGCGGCCGCCAGTTCAGTGCCAAGACCAGCCTCGAGACACCAGCGACCGCCGAGACCAGCAGCCCCTTCGGCGATTGGCCGAGCTTCGACCTTTCAGGCAGCTCCGATAGCCCCAGCAGCTTTGAGTCGCTGGAGCAGGAGAGCGAGGAGGACGATGACGAGCTCTGGGATGGCCCCCGCTGGAGGCTCCCCGATCTCCAATGGCCCCAACTCGGCGGCCTGAACGAACGGCTGCAGGCGCTCCCCAGCTGGGGGTTGCCGGTTGGTGCGGCCGTCGCTGCCCTCGTCCTTGGCTTCGGCGGCTGGATGGCTCTGAAACCACGGGTCAGTGAGGTGGAAACGGCCGCCAGCAGCGCCCTGGTTCAACCCGAAACCCCAGCACCAGCGCCGCTCGAAGCCCCCTTCCCGCTCAAGGCCCCCGACCCCAGTGCCGGCCAACTGCAGGGCCTACTGGAGGCCTGGTTAACGGAAAAAGCCGCGGTGCTCGCCGGTGGAGCCCCCAGCGAATCCCTGGCTGATCTGGCCAGCAGCGATCAAATCCAGCGTCTGCAGCGCCAAAGCCAGGCCAACCGCCAGCGCGGAGCCACTGAAACCGTCAAGACCACCATCACCGGCTTCAAGGTCAGCGACCGCTCCCCCGTCCGCATCGCTGCCCAGGTGGTCCTGACCTACAGCGATGAACGCAAGAGCAGCACCGGTCAGGTCCTGAGCAGGACTCCTGAGATGACCCTGCGCAACACCTACATCTTTGGCCGCAGGAACGGCAGCTGGCAGCTCGTGGCCTACAAACCCACCGCCAAGAACTGA
- the pdhA gene encoding pyruvate dehydrogenase (acetyl-transferring) E1 component subunit alpha, with translation MTQADLGQGVATSGAPSCSADVNQVGLHAERLMNLYPSTPATVTRDEGLMLYRDMTLGRRFEDKCAEMYYRGKMFGFVHLYNGQEAVSTGVIKAMKMQHDWFCSTYRDHVHALSCGVPAREVMSELFGKETGCSKGRGGSMHLFSKEHHLLGGYAFIGEGIPVALGAAFTSRYKRDALGDSSSDAVTAAFFGDGTCNIGQFYECLNMAALWKLPILFVVENNKWAIGMDHNRATSDPEIWRKAAAFGMAGEEVDGMDVLAVRGAAQRAIERARAGEGPTVLECLTYRFRGHSLADPDELRAEAEKEFWAQRDPIKRLAAHLIEHNLATTEELKGIEKEIDAEVADCVEFALSAPEPKPEELTRYIWAED, from the coding sequence ATGACACAGGCCGATCTTGGACAGGGCGTCGCCACCAGTGGTGCTCCCTCCTGCTCCGCCGATGTCAATCAGGTCGGCTTGCATGCCGAGCGGCTGATGAATCTCTATCCCTCGACGCCGGCGACGGTGACCCGGGATGAGGGGTTGATGCTCTACCGCGACATGACTCTCGGTCGGCGCTTCGAAGACAAGTGCGCCGAGATGTACTACCGCGGCAAGATGTTTGGCTTCGTTCACCTCTACAACGGCCAGGAGGCCGTGAGCACGGGGGTGATCAAGGCGATGAAGATGCAGCACGACTGGTTCTGCAGCACCTACCGCGATCACGTGCATGCCCTGAGCTGCGGCGTGCCGGCCCGCGAGGTGATGAGCGAGTTGTTCGGCAAGGAGACCGGCTGCAGCAAGGGCCGCGGCGGTTCGATGCACCTGTTCTCCAAGGAGCACCACCTGCTGGGTGGCTATGCCTTCATTGGTGAGGGCATTCCCGTGGCCCTAGGTGCCGCCTTCACCAGCCGCTACAAGCGCGATGCCCTGGGGGATTCCAGCAGCGATGCGGTGACCGCCGCCTTCTTTGGCGATGGCACCTGCAACATCGGCCAGTTCTACGAGTGCTTGAACATGGCGGCGCTCTGGAAGCTGCCGATCTTGTTTGTCGTCGAGAACAACAAGTGGGCCATTGGTATGGACCACAACCGCGCCACCAGTGATCCGGAGATCTGGCGCAAGGCCGCAGCCTTCGGCATGGCCGGTGAAGAGGTGGACGGTATGGATGTCCTGGCCGTTCGCGGTGCTGCCCAGCGTGCGATCGAACGGGCCCGGGCAGGCGAGGGCCCCACGGTGCTGGAGTGCCTGACCTACCGCTTCCGCGGTCACTCCCTGGCGGACCCCGACGAGTTGCGGGCTGAGGCCGAGAAGGAGTTCTGGGCCCAGCGGGACCCGATCAAGCGCTTGGCGGCGCACCTGATCGAGCACAACCTGGCGACCACCGAGGAGCTCAAGGGAATCGAGAAGGAGATCGACGCCGAGGTGGCCGATTGCGTGGAGTTCGCCCTGTCGGCCCCAGAACCCAAGCCCGAGGAACTGACCCGCTACATCTGGGCGGAAGACTGA
- a CDS encoding histone deacetylase — MRLPLVYHPAYSAPLPSSHRFPMAKFKLLRALLEEQGLAREEQIHTPLPVPRRSLELIHSRRYHQAFARGELLPAEQRRIGLPATTPLVQRTWLAVGGSLLTARLALQHGVACHLAGGTHHAYPDHGSGFCIFNDFAVAAQVLLAEGQVQRLMIIDLDVHQGDATASIFRDEPRVFTLSVHCGSNFPLRKQQSDVDLALDDGLGDDAYLESIGDLIPTLLDQEQPDLVLYNAGVDPHREDRLGRLNLTDQGLLNRDRLVLDSCLRRNIPVATVIGGGYDALTPLVLRHGLVFRAASEQARLHGL; from the coding sequence GTGCGCCTGCCGCTCGTCTACCACCCGGCCTACTCGGCCCCTCTGCCCAGTAGCCATCGCTTCCCGATGGCGAAGTTCAAGCTCCTGCGTGCCCTGCTCGAGGAGCAGGGCCTGGCGAGGGAGGAGCAGATCCATACCCCCCTTCCGGTGCCGCGGCGCTCACTGGAGCTGATCCATAGCCGCCGCTACCACCAGGCCTTCGCCCGCGGGGAGCTGCTGCCCGCGGAGCAGCGCCGGATCGGCCTGCCAGCCACAACCCCCTTGGTGCAGCGCACCTGGCTGGCGGTGGGAGGGTCGCTCCTGACCGCCCGCCTGGCCCTCCAACACGGCGTCGCCTGCCACCTCGCCGGGGGAACCCACCACGCCTACCCCGACCACGGCAGCGGCTTTTGCATCTTTAACGACTTCGCCGTCGCCGCCCAGGTCCTGCTGGCAGAAGGCCAGGTCCAGCGCCTGATGATCATCGATCTGGATGTGCATCAAGGGGATGCCACCGCGTCGATCTTCCGCGATGAACCGCGGGTCTTCACCCTCTCGGTCCACTGCGGCAGCAACTTCCCCCTGCGCAAACAACAGAGCGACGTCGACCTCGCCCTCGACGATGGTCTGGGGGATGACGCCTATCTGGAGTCAATCGGCGATCTCATCCCAACTCTCCTGGATCAAGAGCAACCGGATCTGGTGCTCTACAACGCCGGCGTCGATCCCCACCGGGAAGACCGACTCGGTCGGCTGAACCTCACGGATCAGGGCCTACTCAACCGCGACCGCCTCGTCCTGGACAGCTGCCTGCGCCGCAACATCCCGGTCGCGACGGTAATCGGCGGCGGCTACGACGCGCTCACGCCGCTGGTGCTGCGCCACGGCCTGGTCTTTCGCGCCGCCAGCGAGCAAGCCCGCTTGCACGGGCTCTAG
- a CDS encoding RNA polymerase sigma factor, RpoD/SigA family, whose translation MAAATSSNTSSSRRRSSDPISWYLSTIGRVPLLTPAEEIELGNQVQAMMRLAEEDKGEAYTTHEKKIMRVGKRSKERMMKANLRLVVSVAKKYQGKGLELLDLIQEGSLGLERAVEKFDPTRGYKFSTYAFWWIRQSMTRAIACQSRTIRLPVHLSERLTAIRKVSLELAHKLGAMPSRKEIAEEMDMPLDELDSLLRQALTTSSLDAPVNGEEGRSFLGDLIADQSNSEPLDQVERGIHQEQLGRWLSHLTDQERQVLELRFGLEGEERHTLAEIGRMLEVSRERVRQVELKALRKLRHLTRRLPTAI comes from the coding sequence ATGGCAGCCGCCACCAGCTCCAACACCAGCAGCAGTCGGCGCCGCAGCAGCGATCCGATTAGTTGGTACCTCTCAACCATTGGTCGGGTGCCCCTGCTGACGCCCGCGGAAGAAATCGAACTCGGCAATCAAGTGCAAGCGATGATGCGGCTTGCCGAAGAAGACAAAGGCGAGGCCTATACAACGCATGAAAAGAAGATCATGCGTGTGGGCAAGCGCTCCAAAGAGCGCATGATGAAAGCCAACCTGCGCCTGGTGGTCAGCGTCGCCAAGAAATACCAAGGCAAGGGCCTGGAACTGCTCGATCTGATCCAGGAGGGCTCCCTGGGCCTCGAGCGCGCCGTGGAGAAATTCGACCCCACCCGCGGCTACAAGTTCTCGACCTATGCCTTCTGGTGGATTCGCCAGAGCATGACCCGGGCGATCGCCTGTCAGTCGCGCACCATCCGCCTGCCGGTGCACCTCTCCGAGCGCCTCACCGCCATCCGCAAGGTCAGCCTTGAGCTGGCCCACAAGCTCGGTGCCATGCCCAGCCGCAAGGAAATTGCGGAAGAGATGGACATGCCTCTCGATGAGCTGGATTCCCTGCTGCGCCAGGCCCTCACCACCTCCAGCCTGGATGCCCCGGTGAACGGAGAAGAAGGGCGCAGCTTCCTCGGCGATCTCATTGCCGATCAGAGCAACAGCGAGCCCCTCGATCAGGTCGAGCGCGGCATCCATCAAGAGCAGCTGGGACGCTGGCTCAGCCACCTCACCGACCAGGAGCGTCAGGTGCTTGAGCTGCGCTTTGGCCTGGAAGGGGAGGAGCGCCACACCCTCGCTGAAATCGGCCGCATGCTCGAGGTCTCCCGCGAGCGGGTGCGCCAGGTCGAACTCAAGGCCCTACGCAAGCTGCGTCACCTCACCCGCCGCCTGCCCACCGCCATCTAG
- a CDS encoding NAD(P)H-hydrate dehydratase, with product MASSCWPPRDAEHLLVSGQQMAGLEQVLFEHGLPVEALMEKAALAISRRLQDPDLWPELQARGALVLVGPGHNGGDGLVIARELQLAGIPVRLWSPFERRKPLTENHLRHALWLGIPQLGSPPDPSDPALWIDALFGIGQSRPPGEALESLLAQRQRQQPQRLIAIDGPTGLCADRGLPLGQTAATAGLTLSIGLIKQGLIQDSALAWTGALERIDLGLPMALLEQLPAQQPRGLSPSDLDGAPWPTPAAAASKYQRGRLLVVAGSDAYRGAALLALLGASASGLGSLRAAVPVAVADQLWSQLPHAVLSARLPSRGDGYLDLSALAPSALERLDALVIGPGIGNTTDDAAIWETLQAFPGLLVLDADGLNRLAQRAALPWLRGRSGPSWLTPHPGEFQRLFPDLTGLPPLEACAAAAQQSGCSVLLKGARSVIADPSGERWQLRSASSHAARAGLGDVLAGYAGGLGALAQASGAGCSGSLLALAALAHASAGLQVSTLHGIGAATPHQIAEMLAAMERKTKSGIVNRIRSGQLCT from the coding sequence TTGGCCTCGTCCTGTTGGCCCCCACGCGACGCCGAGCACCTGCTGGTCAGCGGCCAGCAGATGGCCGGACTCGAGCAGGTGCTCTTCGAGCACGGCCTGCCGGTGGAGGCGCTGATGGAGAAGGCCGCCCTGGCCATCAGCCGGCGGCTGCAGGACCCCGATCTCTGGCCAGAGCTTCAAGCGCGGGGGGCGCTGGTGCTGGTCGGCCCCGGCCACAACGGCGGCGATGGCCTGGTCATCGCCCGGGAGCTGCAGCTCGCAGGCATCCCCGTACGGCTCTGGTCTCCCTTTGAACGGCGCAAGCCCCTCACCGAGAACCACCTGCGCCATGCCCTCTGGCTGGGAATTCCCCAGCTGGGCAGCCCGCCCGACCCGAGTGATCCGGCCCTCTGGATCGATGCGCTCTTTGGCATCGGCCAAAGCCGGCCCCCGGGAGAGGCCCTGGAGTCCCTGCTGGCCCAGCGCCAACGGCAACAACCCCAGCGGCTGATCGCCATCGACGGCCCCACAGGCCTCTGCGCCGATCGTGGCCTGCCCCTGGGTCAGACCGCCGCCACCGCCGGGCTGACCCTGAGCATCGGCCTGATCAAACAGGGGCTCATCCAAGACAGCGCCCTGGCCTGGACCGGAGCACTGGAGCGCATCGACCTGGGGCTTCCCATGGCTCTACTGGAGCAACTGCCCGCGCAGCAGCCCCGGGGCCTGAGCCCCAGCGACCTCGATGGCGCCCCCTGGCCCACGCCCGCTGCCGCGGCCTCGAAATACCAGCGGGGGCGCCTCCTGGTCGTCGCCGGCAGCGACGCCTACCGCGGTGCCGCCCTGCTCGCTCTGCTGGGGGCCAGCGCCAGTGGCCTCGGCAGCCTGCGGGCCGCCGTCCCCGTGGCCGTCGCCGATCAGCTCTGGAGCCAGCTCCCCCATGCGGTGCTCTCCGCCCGGCTGCCCAGCCGCGGCGATGGGTACCTGGATCTCAGCGCGCTCGCCCCCTCAGCCCTGGAGCGGCTCGATGCCCTGGTCATCGGCCCGGGCATCGGCAACACGACAGACGATGCAGCGATCTGGGAGACGCTGCAGGCTTTCCCTGGCCTACTGGTCCTCGATGCCGATGGCCTCAACCGCCTCGCCCAGCGCGCCGCCCTTCCCTGGCTGCGAGGCCGCTCGGGCCCCAGCTGGCTCACCCCCCATCCCGGCGAATTTCAGCGCCTCTTCCCCGATCTCACCGGACTGCCGCCGCTGGAGGCCTGCGCGGCGGCGGCCCAGCAGAGCGGCTGCTCCGTGCTGCTCAAGGGGGCCCGGAGCGTCATTGCGGATCCCAGCGGAGAGCGCTGGCAGCTCAGGAGCGCCAGCAGCCATGCCGCCCGCGCAGGCCTGGGCGATGTCCTTGCGGGCTACGCCGGAGGACTGGGCGCCCTCGCGCAGGCCAGCGGCGCCGGCTGCAGTGGTTCCTTGCTCGCCCTGGCAGCCCTGGCCCACGCCAGCGCCGGGCTGCAAGTCAGCACGCTGCACGGCATCGGCGCTGCTACACCGCATCAGATTGCCGAAATGTTGGCCGCGATGGAGAGAAAAACGAAGTCAGGGATTGTTAACAGAATCCGCAGCGGCCAGTTGTGCACCTGA
- the mnmA gene encoding tRNA 2-thiouridine(34) synthase MnmA, with protein MAATEAGALAIERLRQWPGEHRVAVGLSGGVDSSLTAALLVEAGWEVEGLTLWLMSGKGACCAEGLVDAAGVCEQLEVPHHVVDFREHFKEQIVDFLVQGYEAGVTPLPCSRCNREVKFGPMLRWAKEERNIDRIATGHYARVRHGDQSENGRHQLLRGLDERKDQSYFLYDLPQEALGRLVFPLGELTKPDTRLEADRHGLRTAQKPESQDLCLADHHGSMKAFLDAYLPPRPGQIVLADGQVVGEHDGIEHFTIGQRKGLGVAWSEPLHVVRLDGAMNQVVVAPRRDAARGEAVVGAVNWVSIAPPTEPLDVEVQVRYRSGPQQARLIPLPETDSDRAADRPHRCRLEFAEEQFSITPGQAAVFYAGEMVLGGGLIQRDHQ; from the coding sequence GTGGCGGCAACGGAGGCGGGGGCGCTGGCGATTGAGCGTCTGCGCCAGTGGCCGGGGGAGCACCGGGTGGCCGTGGGGCTGTCCGGCGGAGTGGACAGCTCCCTGACGGCGGCCCTGCTGGTGGAGGCCGGCTGGGAGGTGGAGGGGCTGACCCTCTGGCTGATGAGCGGTAAGGGCGCCTGCTGCGCCGAGGGTCTCGTGGATGCCGCTGGGGTCTGCGAGCAGCTGGAGGTGCCGCACCACGTGGTGGATTTCCGCGAGCACTTCAAGGAGCAGATCGTTGATTTCCTGGTGCAGGGCTACGAGGCCGGTGTCACACCGCTGCCCTGCTCGCGCTGCAATCGGGAGGTGAAGTTCGGGCCGATGTTGCGCTGGGCCAAGGAGGAGCGGAACATCGATCGGATCGCCACGGGGCACTACGCCCGGGTGCGCCATGGCGATCAGAGCGAGAACGGTCGCCATCAGCTGCTGCGCGGCTTGGACGAGCGCAAGGACCAGAGTTATTTCCTTTATGACCTGCCCCAGGAGGCCCTGGGTCGGTTGGTGTTTCCCCTGGGCGAGCTGACCAAGCCCGACACCCGCCTGGAGGCGGATCGTCATGGGCTGCGCACGGCCCAGAAGCCCGAGAGCCAGGACCTCTGTCTGGCGGACCACCACGGTTCGATGAAGGCCTTCTTGGATGCCTACCTGCCGCCACGGCCGGGGCAGATCGTGCTGGCCGATGGCCAGGTGGTGGGCGAGCACGACGGCATCGAGCACTTCACGATTGGCCAGCGCAAGGGCCTGGGCGTGGCCTGGAGTGAGCCGCTGCATGTGGTCCGCCTGGATGGCGCGATGAATCAGGTGGTGGTGGCCCCCCGCCGGGATGCGGCCCGCGGCGAGGCCGTGGTGGGCGCGGTCAACTGGGTCTCCATCGCGCCACCCACTGAGCCGCTCGATGTGGAGGTGCAGGTGCGCTACCGCAGTGGACCCCAGCAGGCCCGACTGATTCCCCTGCCGGAGACCGATTCCGACCGCGCGGCCGACCGACCGCACCGCTGCCGCCTGGAGTTCGCCGAGGAGCAGTTCTCGATCACCCCGGGCCAGGCGGCGGTGTTCTACGCCGGCGAGATGGTGCTGGGGGGTGGCTTAATTCAGCGCGATCACCAGTAG
- a CDS encoding DUF86 domain-containing protein, producing the protein MTPSDQDALNDILAVIERALGFPIADFDALERTDYLQDALIRCLEVMGEAVKRISSELRDAHSDLPWRGMAGMRDLLIHAYDKVDLEEVWQAYRQFPWIRDRVLEILSTETTS; encoded by the coding sequence ATGACCCCATCGGATCAAGACGCCCTCAACGACATCCTTGCGGTGATCGAGCGTGCCCTGGGATTTCCGATTGCAGATTTCGATGCGCTGGAGCGGACGGACTATCTGCAGGACGCACTCATCCGATGCCTGGAAGTCATGGGAGAAGCCGTCAAACGGATCAGCTCTGAATTGCGCGATGCTCACAGCGATCTGCCTTGGCGCGGCATGGCAGGAATGCGCGATCTCCTGATCCATGCCTACGACAAGGTGGACCTTGAGGAGGTCTGGCAGGCCTATCGGCAATTCCCCTGGATCCGAGACCGAGTCCTCGAAATCCTCAGTACAGAGACAACGAGCTGA